One part of the Populus alba chromosome 18, ASM523922v2, whole genome shotgun sequence genome encodes these proteins:
- the LOC118052087 gene encoding calmodulin-like protein 3 has translation MMMIITVLLLIVLFLAGLINIYFYLPSRKFYAWLQSFASKNPPKTITLQVPNKGRGVTSISSSNVSGPANDKAELKSVFATFDKNGDGFITKQELRESFKNIRIFMTEKEVEEMVMKIDSNGDGLIDFEEFCILCEVVGIQDQGGDDEKEGQGDGGEGDLKEAFDVFDRDKDGLISVEELGSILCSLGLKEGGRVEDCKEMIRKVDMDGDGMVNFDEFKRMMTRGGSKLVSVF, from the coding sequence aTGATGATGATCATCACCGTCTTGTTACTAATAGTTTTGTTCCTAGCTGGCCTCATTAATATTTACTTCTATTTACCCTCCAGGAAATTTTATGCATGGCTCCAATCTTTTGCCTCTAAAAACCCTCCGAAAACCATCACTCTCCAAGTCCCAAACAAAGGGAGGGGTGTTACTAGTATCAGTAGTAGTAATGTTAGCGGTCCTGCTAACGACAAAGCTGAGCTAAAGAGTGTTTTCGCTACCTTTGACAAGAATGGTGATGGGTTTATAACAAAGCAAGAGTTAAGAGAGTCATTCAAGAACATAAGAATTTTTATGACAGAGAAAGAAGTGGAAGAAATGGTGATGAAAATTGATTCCAATGGAGATGGTTTGAtagattttgaagagttttgtATCTTGTGCGAGGTAGTCGGGATTCAAGATCAAGGGGGAGATGACGAGAAAGAAGGTCAAGGAGATGGCGGGGAAGGGGATTTGAAAGAggcttttgatgtttttgataGAGATAAAGATGGTTTGATATCAGTTGAGGAGCTTGGTTCGATCTTGTGTTCTTTGGGGTTAAAGGAAGGTGGAAGAGTGGAGGATTGCAAGGAGATGATCAGGAAGGTTGACATGGATGGTGATGGGATGGTTAATTTTGACGAGTTCAAGAGGATGATGACGAGAGGTGGAAGCAAGCTTGTTTCTGTCTTCTGA
- the LOC118052088 gene encoding uncharacterized protein gives MSAIVCGKRSFFEELTVTSPPVSKRIRCSSSSPVRFSPPRSNTLASNPPSFNFGSSSSSSSTLIEQLAAIFPDMDKQLIEKVLEECGDDLDSAIRSLNDLRLGSAENFSTAADKSDVIDESNVPAQGVGTTDAEAPTEDLSASAHLSLDGAEWVELFVREMMSASNIDDARARASRALEVLEKSICASAGAEAVKSFHQEHMILKEQVQALIQENAILKRAVSIQHERQKEYEERNQEMQQLKQLVSQYQDQLRTLEVNNYALTLHLKQAQQSSSIPGRFHPDVF, from the exons ATGTCTGCAATAGTGTGCGGGAAGAGATCTTTCTTTGAAGAACTGACTGTTACTAGCCCACCTGTGTCGAAAAGAATCCGttgttcttcttcctctcctGTTCGTTTTTCTCCTCCTAGATCGAATACCCTTGCTTCCAATCCGCCTTCGTTTAATTTcggttcttcttcttcatcttcttcgaCTTTGATCGAACAGCTCGCCGCTATTTTCCCTGATATGGACAAGCAG CTTATAGAGAAAGTGCTTGAAGAATGTGGTGATGATTTGGATTCAGCTATCAGAAGTTTGAATGATCTTCGTTTAGGATCTGCTGAAAACTTCAGCACAGCTGCAGATAAGTCTGATGTGATTGATGAGTCAAATGTTCCAGCACAAG GGGTAGGAACAACTGATGCTGAGGCTCCTACTGAGGATCTGTCAGCATCAGCACACCTCTCATTGGATGGTGCGGAGTGGGTGGAGCTCTTTGTTAGGGAAATGATGAGTGCCTCTAATATTGATGACGCCAGAGCACGTGCTTCACGGGCACTGGAAGTTCTGGAGAAGTCCATCTGTGCAAGTGCAGGAGCAGAGGCAGTTAAAAGCTTTCACCAG GAACACATGATTTTGAAGGAACAAGTGCAAGCATTGATCCAGGAAAATGCGATTCTCAAGCGAGCAGTATCCATTCAGCATGAGCGTCAAAAAGAGTATGAAGAGAGGAACCAGGAGATGCAGCAGCTGAAGCAGTTGGTGTCCCAATACCAGGACCAATTGAGGACCTTGGAG GTAAACAACTATGCGTTGACATTGCACCTGAAGCAGGCTCAACAAAGCAGCTCAATCCCAGGACGTTTCCACCCTGATGTCTTCTAA